The sequence TCAGGGTTTCTACACTAGTATGCTCTCTCTTTCATTTAGTTacagattaaattttttatttttgtaaatgaATCTGTGTGCACATATGTATACTTGGTGTTAGAATTATTGATGATGGAGGTTGGTTTTAATTACTGAATTCAGGTGAGATCAGAGAAGGAAGTGAAAGGGTTGGCTTTGAAGTTGTCACTTTGGATGGTAGAAAAGCTCCACTTGCCTCCACCACCATTTCCACGTATTACTACTCTCtgttctcttcttttatttagtttctatgtattttcaatctttaattaatttaggcAGATAAATATTAGTTTCATGTTAAATTTTAGTTGGTTTTCTGGTAGATGTTAAGGAAATTGCATCAAGtgatcaaaatattattatactgGAATGCTTTTACAGCAATTGATATTGAGATTAATATGGGTAttgaatttgagaattttAATGCATTGTTTGCTAAATGCACCTCTTGTGTGGTTTACACATGGTATCATTCTAATTTGTTCAATGTCCATGTTTGCACCGATAACAAGGAAAATCTAACTTCATTATTTAGCTGAAACTCAAATGTTGATAATTGATCTTTAGAGCATTTTAGTGAATCTGAAGGAtgatcattttcaatttatttttaatgtgtATTAAGAATTGCACTCAGTGAGGAATACATCATCAGTGTTTTTCCTCAGTTTGATGATGTCAATTTAGTTCCGATGATGCAAAACCAAGATGTATATTCATATAGTTGTCCTGttgttttttgtttaaaaaaccTTGAGCTATAATTTATGCTTGGTGTTCAATTTGGTATTTGCTGTTGCATTTGTTTCTTGTTGGTTTTGTTCAAACAGGATGATCTATCGcttctgaattttaattatctacAACTAAAATATCTCTCCTAATTGCAGCCCAGAGTCATTCAGATGGCCTACTGTTGGGAAATATAAAGTAGATTTAGCATCATTTGAGTCACTAGCATTGCCCGAGTTGCAGGTCAGCCAGCTACTGAAgatgattttctttctccacTCATAACCAAGATGTTTAATAATCTCGGTTCCTCTATTAGTTTGTTAGCAGCAAAGAGCAAACATAATGGAGATATTATCTCGTTCGGAAGTATTAGATTGCTGATTAGGTTGGAAGTAATCTTTAAGTCAATGGCACTCAGATAATGCTTATAGAACAAGTCATTACCTCATTACAATCCCACTATAATAAGGTCATGGAAAGGAAACTCCAAAGATACTCGTATGCTTTCTAAATAAAGCTGCAGTTCATAGGTCCTATGTCGTCTTGCTTTTTAACCATGTTATGAATGCATATCCAGTGGCATTAACACGTTTTTCTTTATGTCGTTAGGTCAAAGAAGATACTGATCTATTCATCATTGATGAAGTAGGAAAAATGGAGTTGTATAGTTCATCGTTTTTCCCTGCTGTTCTAAAAGTTCTGGAATCAAATATCCCAGTTTTGGCTTCTGTCCCTATTCCAAAAT comes from Ricinus communis isolate WT05 ecotype wild-type chromosome 5, ASM1957865v1, whole genome shotgun sequence and encodes:
- the LOC8281312 gene encoding cancer-related nucleoside-triphosphatase, with the protein product MAAPGKCLLVSGPPGVGKTTLIMRVFESLKISYPNLKIQGFYTSEIREGSERVGFEVVTLDGRKAPLASTTISTPESFRWPTVGKYKVDLASFESLALPELQVKEDTDLFIIDEVGKMELYSSSFFPAVLKVLESNIPVLASVPIPKFGRDIPGVARVKNHPGATIFTLSPSNRDVLKEQIYSQLVGSLGRH